The following nucleotide sequence is from Vanrija pseudolonga chromosome 4, complete sequence.
AAGCCGGAGCGCAAGCTGCTCCGCAAGCTGGACCTCACGATCCTCATCTACGCGTGCCTGTCCTTCTTCTGCAAGTTCCTCGACCAGAGCAACCTCACCAATGCGTACGTGTCGGGCATGCGCGAGGACATCAAGGCGTACGGCAACGACCTGAACTACTTCAACATTGCCTTCTACTGCGGCTATGTCATCGGCCAGATCCCGCTCATGGCGCTCATGACACggccgcgcgtcgcgccgtacTTGCTCCCAGTGCTGGAGATCGTCTGGGCCGGCTTGACATTCTGCGAGTCGCGCGTGCAAACCCCGCGCGACCTGTACGTCATCCGCGCGCTCATCGGCTTCTTCGAGGCCCCCTCGTTTGCCGGAGTCCACTTCATCCTCGGGTCTTGGTACCGCAAGGAAGAGCTCTtcaagcgcgccggcgtctggTTCATGGGCAACTCGCTGGGCTCCATGTTCTCGGGATACCTCCAGGCCGCGGCGTACAAGAACTTGAACCACGTCCACGGGCTTGCCGGCTGGCGGTGGCTCTTCATCATCGGTGAGGCCAGCGTTGGGACACAGGGGCACGTTCTGACACCTCTGCAGACGGCATCATCACCTTCCCCATCGCCTTCATCGGCTTTGCATTCTTCCCCGGACTCCCCAACTCGCCCAAGCGCTGGTTcatgaccgacgacgagtacgagctGTCGCGCACCCGCATGCCCCCGCACCATGGGTACGACAACGGTATCAACTGGAAGAACATCAAGTATACGCTTAGCCGGCCGATGTGGTACTTGTGTGTCACGGTTTACGTGTGAGTGTGGCTGCGTGACACAAACCCCTCGTGGCGCCACAACTCACCTCGCCACCAGGTGCATGATCCAAGGCTCCTACTTCCTCGGCTACATGGTCCTGTGGCTCAAGTCGATCGGTCTCAGCGTCGAGAAGGTCAACATACTACCGACTTACATGCAGCTGGTGCAGGCGCTCTCCTCGTGGCTTGGGACAACTTTTGCTGCCACCGTCGGGCTGCCCTACATGTGGTCCTTTGGCAATGTTCGTCAGCCGCCCATGCTCCACGCTCACAACTCCAGCTCTTCGTCTTCATCTGTGCAATCATTCTCACAGTGTGGCACGTGCCAATTGGGCTCAAGTACTTTGCCTGGTACTCGTCGGGCACGTCGTCCATGACCTCCCCCATCCTCTACTCGTGGATCAActcggcgctggccgagTCGCCTTCCGAGCGTGCTCTCATCATCAGCTCCATGATGACTATGGGTTATTCTACGTTTATCTGGGTGCCCTTGCTTACGTTCCCAACTGTTGAAGCGCCCCGCTTCAAAAAGGGATACCCGGCGACCGTCGGCTTCCTCTTCGGCATGTGGTCCATCGGCCTCTTCAGCATGTGGTATGTGCCGCGTTATCTGGCACGCGATTCTGCCCGGCGCAAGGCAGACGCCGCGGACGAGGCccaggcggaggaggagctcggtgAGATCGATGTTGAGAGCAAGGACGGTGCGAGtgacgaggagaagaagtAGTAGAGAAGTAGGGTTGCCTGTGCCACACTGCCACACAGCATGTGATTGGGATTCCGTTTGGGCCGTCACACCCCACATGGTCGCTGGCTTGGCATGCTGTGTGCGGGCAAGGTGCGTTCGGGAATACCATGCTGTGACCATGCTGTGACCATGCTGTGTGCGAGAGCGGTGTCGTGGTGCATTGGCGGGAGACTTAGCCTCGGCCCGGGCTGCTCTCATTCCACCGCACTGTCAGTTCAACTCAGGCACGTGACTCTCGTTCATGTGTTCATGACTTGGGGCGTGGCTATATACGTCCCGATGAGGCTGTGCAACTAAACAAGCCAGCTGGCCACGACAACAAGGATCAGGCCGCCAAAGGTCATGGGCTTGAGCATCGGCTCAGCTCCCTGCGGTGTGGTCAGTGAAGCCATACCAACGACTTACGCTGGgtcgcgaggtcgtcgcggatGCGCTCGGAGCAGAAGATGAGCCCGAGTGCGAagctgacgacgaggtcgacggcgccgatgccccagccgtcgacgacgaacCGATTGAGTTCGGGCCCGCCGGCCCACCGCTCACGGAGGAGTCGCTCGGGTCGGCAGTCGGACTTGGGCTGGCGGAGGGGATGCGGGTCGATCCGCCCTCGGAGGAGTCGGATGCGGTCGTGCTGGTCtgtgtcgaggtcgaagtGGGCTCCGAGACCGACTGGCTCTGGGGGGTCTGAGAGACGGACGCACATGCCTCGGTaaaggacgacggcgcggcaaGCGGCGACACGTTGCTGTTGCAGTAGGACCAGGTCTTGCACGCGCCGTCCCTCATCCTGCTCCAGTTGAGCTCATCGTCCGAgctcagcggcgtcggcagtgCCGAGATGCAGGTCTGGCATTTTTGAAACTGGTCGAAGAGTGTGGTCTACACATCAGTAGGGACGCGTTGGATGCGGGCTCACCGAGCAGACGCTCAGCTGGGGAGCGCTGTTCCAGCAACAGACGTCGACGGACAAGCACTCTGAACCACATTTGCCATAGAGTGCCAGGGCGTTGGCGCCTCGACGTCAGCTATTTTCGTGACGCCGACTTACTGatcgcgccgaggagaacgACTTGGAGGGCGTGTCTGAGCATCGCGTCGTCAATGGATGGTGAGTTGGGCAGTGGCAATGGTATGCTCGAGGTCAGTCACCTTTTAGCTTTTTGCGCCAAGCCTCATCCGCGCCGTTTGCGATGCAGCTGCTCCTCtctgcgcgcctcgtcgccatgcACGGTTGGTTGAAATGAAACAGGCGGTGCAGCGATGCAGCAGGTTGCGAGGAAAAGAGCGAGGAACCCGCGCTGACGACGAGTAAGGGCCCGAGGCACCCGCCAAGTCCAAACAAACAATACCGTGTAACACGGGGGGTTTGGGAGTCGACAGCCAAATGGTAGTCAACCTGGTGTGCTGCTCACGTCGGCAAATTCCAGGCTCTAGGCTGtctggctgctgctcgggTATGGCATTGCGGCCAGGGTCGCGCTAACGGGGTTTAACCATACACTGGTCAAGCTCTAGCGCCACGCTTCCTCCACGCTCCTCCACGGGGAACAGCCTCGTAGCAAAGGGTCAGTAGCGGGAAGCCCTTGTTTCGTAGCCGGACAACGGCAAGACCCTTGCCGAACAcgccggggcgggggccgcgTAGAACAAAACTGACCGACTTttgcacgcgctcgcccacaaactcgagcgcgcgcgcgtcgtcgcgctgctgtGAACAAGTGCAACAGTATGGATGAAGGCTGGGACGGGCGGCTTCACCGGCTTGACCCCGCACGCAGCAAATATGGATTTGGGAAATTCAAGGAGTGACGCAAAGTCCGAGTGCGGGGGTGCAGCTGTGTTGTTTCTTAAAGAGCAAGccaggcgccgccgacaacagcgccggcgaggacgatgaaGTGCGGGGCAGTGACAGCGTCGCCGGCCGAGGGCTTGGAGGTCGTGGCCGCAGAGGGGGTCGGCGCGTGCTGTTACGGGCAAGTGTCAGCAGTGTTGAGCTTGATGGCACCCAAAGGGGGCAGCTCACCGAGGCGGAACCCGagccggcgagcggggcgcTGGCAGTGGTGGCAGCGGGGTGGGCCGAGCCAGTGCCCGAAATGGTGCCGGTCGCGTCCTCGCAGAAGGGGAGGTCGGACGTCGActgagcggcggcgaaggcggcTTGGAGGAGTCAGATCCTTGTGCGTGTGGCTGGCAACCTACCAAGAGCGCTGATAACAAGGAACTGGGTACGCATATTTGTTTGGTGGGGGAATACAACGACGGGGAGAAGGCGGCGCATGCATGCTCATCGCCTTTTAAGAGCGTGTGCCCAGGCAAAGCAAGCTTGAGACAGTGCTCGGGCGTGCATTGCTGTCGTGTCACcccctgctgctggtgctctCGCTTACCCGAAAGTGTTAGGTTGTCGCCATGAAGAAGGCCGAGTAGGATGGGGTTCACTAGTGAGGAACTGGTTGGCTGGCTTGaggtggggtgtgggggaGGCGTTTCGCCGCGTCCAACCTATTCATGTTACATGCCTCAATCCATGGCAAGTGTGCCCTTGTTGCCCTTGCTTCAGACAACGAGGACCCTGGACGACTAATGTTATACCAGCCAGTTGCGTCTCGGGGATAGGCAAGACCAAAGTGCAAAAGCTCGCAAGACACATTGTGGTTTTGATGTGGGGTCCTCGCGTATTCCGCACTCTCCGCTTGTGGTTAGAGACGGGCGGCACAGACTAGACACGCCTCGCGAAACTATTCAATGCAGGCGCCATTCAATCGGATAACATTCGAGCGCATCCGGCCCAGCAATGTACATAAGCCGAACACGCCGATATTGCCAGTCGTGACAATCGTGTTACTGCCCACCTGCGGAGTTGAGTGAGTCGGCGCAGCCGCTGACAGGTGTCACCAGCCAGCCTCCGCCCAACTTCCTCCGGCCAAAACAGCCCGCGCCTGTCCAAGAAAGGAGTAGCATACATTCAATATTGTCCTGACGCTGTTGCAGCCAGTCGAACACGGACGGATTAGGTGGCAAGCGCCATTAAAGTGCGAGGAGGATGGTGCTGCCGATCacagcgccggcgagcacgatgTGGGGCCCAGCGAGGGGGCTGCCCGAGCTAGGCTTGGAGGACGTCGCGGGGGCGAGCTGATCGTCAGAGGGCTCATCAACGCGTTACCTACCGAGGCCGACGCAGCGGATGTagtgctcggcgcggccgcagacgacgatgccggcgggggcgggggcgggggcgggctgGACGcagccgcgctcgaggtcggcgtagCCGCGGGCACGGCTTGGCGGCCGATGcgaccgccgctgcctgtcAGCTTCTCGGTCGCACACCGCACCTACCAAGAAGAGCGAGGGCGAAGAGCTGGACACGCATACTGAGTGGCTCTCAGTAGACTTTGCAGACGTGGGAGCCTCGCCACAGCAGCTCCATGCCACTCCGTCCTTTATcttgcgtcgtcgctcctGGCTCCTTGCTCCGtgggggcgtcggcgacgaaAGCGCATGAATGACAACACATGGTGCCACAGGCCTTGTGCTAGCGGTGGCAGAGTGGTGGTAACATTAGCCGTGACGTCGTTCATGTCGCCCAAGCCCGAGAAACAAGCCTCCTTAGCGCCAACTCGGCGGCCGGCAAGTTCGGTCAACCTCGGTtccggcggcagcagctcTGCTGAGTGCTGGGCGATCTCGCGTGTGCATGTTAAGCTGGGAAAGTGGGGATAATAAGTCGTTAGATGTGCCTCGAGTATTGTTTCTGGGGGATACTAGTGAGCGTTACCACCCCAGTATTGGTGTTAGGAACGCCGGACTGGTCCTCGCACGCGACTGACTTCTGGGTCTGGGCCCCCAAGTTCGCTTAGTGTGTGGGAGATGATCATCGGCCACGCTGTCGAGGTGATCACCCGCGTCATGATGCACTGCAGAGAGTGTCGTTGGAGTGATGCTGTTGCTTTTGCACAAAGAGAGTGGTTTGAAAGCAACAACGTCCCTCTTGTCTCAATTTCCTCGCCTCCACTGCCAGGCTGGCAGGTTGACACGAACACGGTGAACTCGTGACGGAATCAAATCCACGTGGCTTTCAATGTTTCCTCACCTCCACCACACGTCATGTTtccgcgccgcagcgcgtcgccagAAAGGAAGGAAGATTGTCTTCTTTCGTCTTGCTCTTCTCAACTCTCTCTTCACATATCAACTTTCTTGCCCCTCTTGACAACCTTCAACGATGGGTATTAAGGGTCTCACAGCGCTCATCAGCGAGCATGCCCCCAAGGCAATGCGTGACCACGAAATGAAGACGGTGGGTCCAGTTACCATGTCGCTACCCGCCTGCGTCAACTGACCTCTCAGCTCTTCGGTCGCAAGGTCGCCATTGATGCGTCGATGTGAGCTAACCATTCACCTTCGAAGCTGACCTCAGGTCGATCTACCAGTTCCTCATCGCCGTCCGCCAGCAGGACGGCCAGATGCTCATGAACGAAAGTGGAGAAGTCACTTCGTGAGTTGGGGACGCCCGCATCAACTGACGCGCAGACACCTGATGGGCTTCTTCTATCGTACCATTCGCATGGTGGATAATGGTATCAAGCCATGTTACGTGTTCGACGGCAAGCCCCCGGACCTCAAGTCGGGTGTGGTGAGTTGGCGTGGCCCCTGCGTCGCAGCGCTAACTCATCCACCAGCTCAAGCAGCGTTTCGGTCGTCGAGAGGAGGCCAagtcggccgaggaggaggcccgCGAGACTGGTACCGCGGAGGACATTGACCGTCTGTCCAGGCGGCAGGTCCGCGTCACCAAGGAGCACAACGAGGAGTGCAAGCGTCTCCTCAGCCTCATGGGCATCCCCTGCGTTACCGTGAGTGTGTGTTGTGAGCATGCGGCTGACGTCAAGGCACCCTCAGAAGCCGAGGCTCAGTGCGCCGaactcgctcgcgccggcaAGGTGAGGTTAGCTGTTGGCGCTCCTTCTAAACTCCCCAGGTGTTCGCCGCCGGCTCTGAGGACATGGACACGTTGACCTTCCACACGCCGATCCTCCTCCGTCACCTGACGTTCAGTGAGGCCAAGAAGATGCCCATCTCGGAGatcaagctcgacgaggtgctcgctggACTGGAGATGACCATGGACCAGGTGGGTGCTGTGAGTGGAGGCGTAGCTAACCCACCAGTTCATCGAGCTCTGTATTCTACTCGGCTGCGACTACCTCGAGCCCGTCAAGGGCGTTGGACCCAAGACTGCCTACAAGCTCATGAAGGAGCACGGCTCTCTCGAAGAGGTTGTCAAGTTCATCCGCAGCAAGATGGctgagaaggaggccgagaacgccaaggctgccgcccTGGCCGCTGAGGACGAGAGCGAGCCTGAGAGCGAGGATGGTGCCGCCGACTTTGTCGTCAACTctgatggcgaggaggtgccTGCACCAAAACGCTCGCCCGTCAAgaagaagcccaagaagaagggaACGAGCGCGGGCATGCAGATTCCGGAGTACTGGCCCtgggaggaggccaagaagctcTTCATCACGCCGGATGTCACCAAGGGTGACGACCTTGACGTGAGTTACGCTTCCACATCGGTAACTGACCCATCAGATCGACTGGAAGGCGCCGGACGAGGAGGGTCTTGTCGAGTTCCTGGTCCGCGAGAAGGGTTTCAAGTGAGTTTTCCGTGTAGTTCCGAAACTGACAATCAGGGAGgaccgcgtgcgcgccggctcgcAGAAGCTCGCCAAGATGCTCGCGGCCAAGCAGCAGGGCCGGCTCGACGGCTTCTTCAAGGTCATgcccaagaaggaggacgaaAAGAAGGCCGGCGCtgccaagggcaagcgcaaggcggaTGAGAAGCCCAAGGCGGGAGCCAAGAAGAGAAAGTAGCCGTGGAGGTTCAAGAAGATGAAGTCGACGGGGACGCACACACCATGAGCGAGATAGAGCAGTTTAGCTGTACATGTGTGTATGGGATACATGTTTGATGTTTAATGGGCATGTAGTTTGTCGCCAATGGTAGCGCAGATTGTGACAAACGGCGTGTCAGTGACAGCCTAGGCTTTCGATGGGGCACGAGTCTCTTGGCGGCTACGAGGGCAAGTGAAGGAAAACGAGGAATTCATTTCAACCGAGATAGATACAAGGAGGTGGGATGGTGGACACGTTTAGTACGATGCTGTGGTTATTGAGTGGGGAGCTTTGGGTGCCAAAATGAGTCGAAACCATCGGCCCGGTGGAGAGGTGCGGAGTGGGTGCTGCAGAATCActcggcgtgcgcctcgagcgagtTTACCAGCGCCTCAATGACGGCCTGGGGAGCCGCCTCGGGGGTAGAGGGGCGGAGCTCCGGCTCGGTGTGGGAAGTCTGGAGAGGGGTACGGGGCTTCGGAGGGGCGAGGGGACTCGGGTTGCCGTAGCGGAGCAAGGTTTCGGACCGGGTGCGGGTGACCCTCACCCCCTGGTCGTGGAGCTGGAGCGAGTTGAGGGTGGCGGGGCCGGTCGTCTCCTCGGAGTTGGAGCCGGTGGGGatggtgctcgtcgtcatgtTGTATGGCTGGACAGCTTGCTTGGCTTGAGAGAGGGGCGCGGAAGGTAAGCGAGTAGAGATTGGGGGGAGAGGTTGTGAAGTGGATAGAGAGAGGAGCGGCTGGAATTAAATACGCTGTGTCGCCGGTGGGAGCGCAGCTGAGCTGGTGGTTGAGTGGTCTGGTCGGGGGCGACGCCGTTCCGCGCACTGCGGGCAGCTGTTTGATGGATAAACACACTGATGGATGGCCGTGGAGCGAGTTGGATTGTGTTGAGCGGATGATGGAGTGATTATGTGGCGGATTTCGATGGGTGCGAGTGTGTGCCGCCACACACGACCTGTGCGCCACCACACAACTTGTTTGTCCCCATCAGCGAGTGTGACTCTCGTTCGTTGTGCACATTGTCTCATGAGCGCTGTACGCAAAAGCGAACTTTTGGCGGCTACAGCTAATGCATGCTCTATGATGAGGGGAAGGGATGGTATGggagtgtgtgtgtatgtgtggCGTTGGCCTTGCGTCGCGAGGATGAGGGATTACTTGCCGccctggcgtcagctccTGCCGCACAGCAACACTCACCGTTCCAATCAACTCGTCAAGGACTTCCATGTAATCGCCGAAGAACACGTCGCCGTCCGGGGTGCAGATTTTCTCCGGCCAGTCTATCATGGGGTAGTGCTTGGCGACTACccgggcgaggacggccaGCGCGTCGGACACCGACCCCGAAGGTGGGCccacggcgtcgggcgagaaCCAGCCcaggaggccggcggcggcgagctgcgtcACCAGGTCGCAGTGGTAGGCTGCGTATCGAACCTGGTTGGCcggggcgcgcggccggGGAGTCGGGGGAGCGAggggacgcggcgcggccttCGTGGGAGTCTTGGAGGGGCTGACGGTTCCCGGGGCTGGAGGTGCAGCGGGGGACCTGGAGGCCTCTTCGCTGATGTTTCCGGACGTACTCGGGAGGCGGAGATCGCGTGGGGCTGGGGGAGCGAGGGGGCGTGGCTGGCGAGGAGTTGCCGTCATGGTGTTCGCGGTTGGATTGGTTGGTGTTGGGGCGGGTGAGGAAGGGGAAGTGGACATGTTGGTTATGGTCACTGTTCGTTGGGAGTGAGCGGGGTGCAGGTGCTGGGTAGAAGGAGCTCGGTTGTGAGGTGGTGGATAGGAAGGAGAGAAAGGGGACACATGGACGACAATTATACTTGGACCGGGCGGGCTCGTACCACTCGACTCGCTCACCGCGCTCACAGCTTCGATGTGATCAATCAACACCcacacacgcgccgcccctTACTCACTCTCACGCCCCTCGTCTTCCCAAGCCTTGTCTTCAACCGTTTTTACAATCAACAGACACACACGCCGTCTCCCCATCAGTCCAGCCGGTGCGCCCAAGTGTACTCAAGTGCGCTCAAGTGCGCCCAATTGCCACCGCCACAAACAGTCTTTGTGCGCCACAACGGACACGCCGTTTCCCCCTTGTCTCCTGTGTAGGCCCTACGTGCGCCCCATGGAAAGCCATCAATCGTGGCCAGAGATACGGGCATCGACGTCGCCCAGGTGCGCGGCAAAGATGGTGGCACCTACCAGCGCCCAGCCCGAGATCGACAACGCCATGGCAGTTGCGAGCGGTCAGAGCGACCCCCGACACCCACTCTGATCGATGCTTTACAGCAGCCAGTGTACTTCTGGACGCTGCTGAGGTCGACCTGTCTGAGATGACCAAGTTTGGCACCTTGAGGCCTGGTTTCCTCTCCCTCCCGGAAGTATGTGGTTCGCGGTGGATCCCAGAGCAAGACAATCCGCACCATCAACAACCTGTGGCGATCAGGGCCGCAGGACCGAGATGCCCGGCGACTCCTGTTCGCCCGACACAGAGTCCCTCGGTTCCTGTAAGAGGGGCCGTGGAGGAGTCGGGTGACGGGTCCTGGGCACCAGAACGACTCCCGCTCGCTGATGGGGGGGCCTTGGTGCGCATGGCTTGCTTCGAGTGCAGGTCGCTCCTCTTGCGCTTGACCGTCTTGGTGGTCGAGAGAGGCGGCTTTGACAAGGGGAGCGAGAAGGAGACCTTTGGAGCCGGGCGCCGTGGCGTggttggcgagcgagagccgctcgaggacggcccGGGCATGAAGAGGGGCTCCTTGATGCGCCCAGGACGCGACACCTCTTGGAAAGGGTCGTCCTCCGAGGCCTACGCGGAAGCCAATGCGGCTGGTGGGCGTGTCTGCAGATACGGCTCAGCCTCCTTCTTGGTGGAGCTGCTGGTCTGGCCGAGGGAGTTTGCAATGACTTTGCTGTCCTTCTTGTTGGCGTTGTCGGCCGCCTGGGGAGCTACCGAGAGGCATCgtgcgctcgaggaggttgcAGGAGGCGAGGGCGGAGAGGTCTGCCTCAAGCCAGAGCCAGCAGGGTCTTTCCACCAAGGGTTTGGTGTTGTGGAAAAGCATGCGAGTCCCGTTCGGCGGAAACAGAGGCCCTGGGAGCCTGGAGGGTGCGGCTGAGTAATCCGGCCACGTTTCGTGCATACCGGCACGACTGCCGTTTTTATGAGGGAGGGAAAGAGCGGCGCGGTAGGCGGTGTAGCGGGTCCTGGAGTGCTCGTCGGGATCCCGCCCGTACCGGGGTGTTGTGGAACGTATAGCGGGTGATAGCAGCGCCGTCGGTGGGGCGCGCGGAGGCCACGCCTCGGGGATGTGCCTCCACAACGTCGGGAGGTGGCTGCTGTCGACCGTGGGACCGGGGACGATGGAGGCGGAGGGTGCCATACCACGCGGGTGGGAGTAGGGCGGTGGCACTGGGGAAGCCGGAGCTCGCGGCTGCGCGTTGCACCCCACTGCTGCCTGCTGTAACAGCATCGTCAGCAGCTTCATCAACGTCCACACACGCCCGAACCTCACCCTCTGCCGTTACGTCGCCACACATCTGTCAATcaacacacacgcacacggTGCGTCATTCTCAATCCCACCGGCCAAATCGCCACTGCCACATGGCCACACCATGCCGTTCCGCGCTTCACTTCCACACCAATGTATGCTCTACGAGGCATCAGTGGCTATGTAACTCTCTCATCAGCGACCTCCCCTGTTTCTCTGGTGGAATATGCCACTATGCATGCTTATGGAAGTGTACAATGGGGTAACCACTCCTAGGGAATGGGTGATGGTGGGCTGCGTTCGTGGTCTGGGTTGTTGGCGTGTACAACGAACCAGATAGGCATCCCCTCGTCCGAGACAGGCTCTCAGCGGACGTTCTATACGTCAGCAATGGCGGGCAAACAACACCCACCAACTCAAACCAGCGGTCCACGGCCCTGGAGTAGAGGCCGAAAGAGTACGCGACGCTCTCCGGCCTGTCGCCCCGCAAgtccgcgaggcgcgcgtcgaAGGTCGCACTGTCCCACTCCAGGGCGGGGAAGTGGACcgccacgacggcgcggagcaCCTCGAGTGCGGGAGAAAGCAGGTGCCGGGAGGGGTAGGCCCGCCCTCCGggagcgagcacgccgaggaggtcgtgcGTGGCAAgattgccgacgaggacctcgtAGTACGCTGCATAGGCGGCGTCCCGTGTGCGCTGTCGCCGTGGGGGCGGGATGtacagcggcgacggcgtgattgggacgtcggcctcggagggcggtgggggcgggggaggcgctgactcggtgtcggtgtcggtgtccTCGTAGTACGCCCATTCCTCGTTGTCAGACGGAGCGTCGGGCGTGACGGGGTCCGTCTGGGGCATGGGGGCGAGAAGGTGCGCGTGTgtgcgctcctcgtccatgGCGCCGGGTGGGGGGGCAGCGTCGGGGGTGGCgttggggctggggctggggctgcgCGGGGGTGCGAGGGTGAGGTCTGGAGTGCTTAGGATGATACGCAGCGAGTGACCGGGGGTTGCGACGTGCGGGTTGGTGCTGCCTGTGGCGTTCACGTCGCCGATGCTCGCAGTGCTGCGCGTGCTGGtgttggtgctggtgcgGGTGTTGGTGCGAGTGTTGCTGTTGGAGTTGGTCATTGTGGGTGGGTAAGTGAGCAGAA
It contains:
- the liz1_8 gene encoding Pantothenate transporter liz1, producing the protein MSKLVAALKRNTFGAVLVDVFDWYPSHLPKPERKLLRKLDLTILIYACLSFFCKFLDQSNLTNAYVSGMREDIKAYGNDLNYFNIAFYCGYVIGQIPLMALMTRPRVAPYLLPVLEIVWAGLTFCESRVQTPRDLYVIRALIGFFEAPSFAGVHFILGSWYRKEELFKRAGVWFMGNSLGSMFSGYLQAAAYKNLNHVHGLAGWRWLFIIDGIITFPIAFIGFAFFPGLPNSPKRWFMTDDEYELSRTRMPPHHGYDNGINWKNIKYTLSRPMWYLCVTVYVCMIQGSYFLGYMVLWLKSIGLSVEKVNILPTYMQLVQALSSWLGTTFAATVGLPYMWSFGNLFVFICAIILTVWHVPIGLKYFAWYSSGTSSMTSPILYSWINSALAESPSERALIISSMMTMGYSTFIWVPLLTFPTVEAPRFKKGYPATVGFLFGMWSIGLFSMWYVPRYLARDSARRKADAADEAQAEEELGEIDVESKDGASDEEKK
- the FEN1 gene encoding Flap endonuclease 1; the encoded protein is MGIKGLTALISEHAPKAMRDHEMKTLFGRKVAIDASMSIYQFLIAVRQQDGQMLMNESGEVTSHLMGFFYRTIRMVDNGIKPCYVFDGKPPDLKSGVLKQRFGRREEAKSAEEEARETGTAEDIDRLSRRQVRVTKEHNEECKRLLSLMGIPCVTAPSEAEAQCAELARAGKVFAAGSEDMDTLTFHTPILLRHLTFSEAKKMPISEIKLDEVLAGLEMTMDQFIELCILLGCDYLEPVKGVGPKTAYKLMKEHGSLEEVVKFIRSKMAEKEAENAKAAALAAEDESEPESEDGAADFVVNSDGEEVPAPKRSPVKKKPKKKGTSAGMQIPEYWPWEEAKKLFITPDVTKGDDLDIDWKAPDEEGLVEFLVREKGFKEDRVRAGSQKLAKMLAAKQQGRLDGFFKVMPKKEDEKKAGAAKGKRKADEKPKAGAKKRK